Proteins from one Acidimicrobiales bacterium genomic window:
- the rsmI gene encoding 16S rRNA (cytidine(1402)-2'-O)-methyltransferase, giving the protein MASPVVLTARGHPQVAASHAKTLEVTRDPDLTERGTCILGVDGRWDDTALLGLRGRQRITLRVGARTDELEATVSPGFLGGPSLVVRRGDDLADRTFAYAGTKGAAGLDRDLVAALRQPDAVLEVTLTPVGGEPPPGVLYVVGLPIGNHEDLTPRGRAVLVAVDVVLAEDTRRYRTLARDLGLTARDVRSHHLGNEAGAADALVEALAGGARVALVSDAGTPVVSDPGYPLVRRARQAGVTVRPVPGPSAPVVALSAAGIPADLVTFAGFLPRRAAARRAFLADLGRHPGALVVFEAPHRLAATLADLDTVLPGRELCVGRELTKIHEELAWTTTGDAAEALGAVEPRGEYTLVIGPAPAPAAPTGVDDDTVQRLVRALGDTVPTRTLADALATATGLSRRDAYRAVLALRDTDDDPAGDEGDPPEGGR; this is encoded by the coding sequence GTGGCCTCCCCGGTCGTGCTCACCGCCCGGGGCCACCCCCAGGTCGCCGCCTCCCACGCCAAGACCCTGGAGGTGACCCGCGACCCGGACCTCACCGAGCGGGGGACCTGCATCCTGGGGGTGGACGGGCGGTGGGACGACACCGCCCTGCTCGGCCTCCGGGGCCGCCAGCGGATCACGCTGCGGGTCGGGGCCCGCACCGACGAGCTGGAGGCCACCGTCTCCCCCGGCTTCCTGGGGGGCCCGTCGCTGGTGGTCCGGCGGGGGGACGACCTGGCCGACCGGACCTTCGCCTACGCCGGCACCAAGGGCGCCGCCGGCCTGGACCGGGACCTGGTGGCCGCCCTGCGCCAGCCCGACGCCGTCCTGGAGGTCACGCTGACCCCGGTCGGGGGCGAGCCGCCCCCCGGCGTGCTCTACGTGGTGGGCCTGCCCATCGGGAACCACGAGGACCTGACGCCCCGGGGCCGGGCCGTGCTGGTCGCGGTGGACGTGGTGCTGGCCGAGGACACCCGCCGCTACCGCACCCTGGCTCGCGACCTGGGCCTGACGGCCAGGGACGTGCGCAGCCACCACCTGGGCAACGAGGCCGGGGCCGCCGACGCGCTGGTCGAGGCCCTGGCCGGCGGGGCCCGGGTGGCCCTGGTCAGCGACGCCGGCACCCCGGTGGTGAGCGACCCGGGCTACCCCCTGGTCCGCCGGGCCCGGCAGGCGGGGGTGACCGTCCGCCCCGTGCCCGGCCCCAGCGCCCCGGTGGTGGCCCTCAGCGCCGCCGGCATCCCCGCCGACCTGGTCACCTTCGCCGGGTTCCTGCCCCGCCGGGCCGCCGCCCGCCGGGCCTTCCTGGCCGACCTGGGCCGCCATCCCGGGGCCCTGGTGGTGTTCGAGGCCCCCCACCGCCTGGCCGCCACCCTGGCCGACCTGGACACCGTGCTCCCCGGCCGGGAGCTGTGCGTGGGCCGGGAGCTGACCAAGATCCACGAGGAGCTGGCCTGGACCACCACCGGGGATGCGGCCGAGGCCCTGGGCGCGGTCGAGCCCCGGGGTGAGTACACCCTGGTCATCGGGCCGGCCCCGGCCCCCGCCGCCCCCACCGGCGTGGACGACGACACGGTGCAGCGCCTGGTCCGGGCCCTGGGCGACACGGTGCCCACCCGGACCCTGGCCGATGCCCTGGCCACCGCCACCGGGCTCTCCCGTCGCGACGCCTACCGCGCCGTCCTGGCCCTCCGCGACACCGACGACGACCCCGCCGGGGACGAGGGTGACCCGCCCGAGGGCGGCCGGTGA
- a CDS encoding TrmH family RNA methyltransferase → MRFVQERHREPWPLRAPRPLVIGLAPMNSGVNVSQIARAAASCAVDHMIVCGNQRLDPKISRIEDGQLDIRRRRSLAPAARKLQQEGYEVVAVEQTTHSTPLTEHRFAPRTLLVLGNERLGVPEDCLEIADHAVEIPVFRPPHSFNVAMSAAIALYEYCRQHPEG, encoded by the coding sequence ATGAGGTTCGTCCAGGAGCGCCACCGGGAGCCGTGGCCCCTCAGAGCCCCCCGGCCCCTGGTGATCGGCCTGGCCCCCATGAACAGCGGGGTCAACGTGTCGCAGATCGCCCGGGCCGCGGCGTCGTGCGCCGTCGACCACATGATCGTGTGCGGCAACCAGCGCCTCGACCCCAAGATCTCCCGCATCGAGGACGGCCAGCTCGACATCCGTCGGCGCCGGTCCCTGGCCCCGGCCGCCCGCAAGCTCCAGCAGGAGGGCTACGAGGTGGTGGCGGTGGAGCAGACGACGCACTCCACCCCGCTGACCGAGCACCGCTTCGCCCCCCGGACCCTCCTGGTCCTGGGCAACGAGCGGCTCGGCGTCCCCGAGGACTGCCTGGAGATCGCCGACCACGCCGTGGAGATCCCCGTGTTCCGCCCGCCCCACTCGTTCAACGTGGCCATGTCGGCGGCCATCGCCCTGTACGAGTACTGCCGCCAGCACCCGGAGGGCTGA
- a CDS encoding class I SAM-dependent methyltransferase: MNRDDGGAPAEGAVPVVRGRKVEDLGSDELRALVEGATHVVADVGAGDGRTAHRLARAHPDWLVVGIDPAWTRLSATSTRAARRPEKGGAPNLVLVRAAAEALPPPLAGIADEVLVLMPWGRLLDGVVRGDPEVCGGLRALACEGASLDVTIGTSIWRPPVPVALRDLPELTPEAAGADLAPRLAAAGWALDEARLLGVAELEAGTSSWARRLDARGDERVLHLRAHAVPHPR; encoded by the coding sequence GTGAACCGGGACGACGGGGGCGCGCCGGCCGAGGGGGCCGTCCCGGTGGTACGGGGCCGGAAGGTGGAGGACCTGGGGAGCGACGAGCTGCGGGCCCTGGTGGAGGGCGCCACCCACGTGGTGGCCGACGTGGGGGCCGGCGACGGGCGCACCGCCCACCGGCTGGCCCGGGCTCACCCGGACTGGCTGGTGGTGGGGATCGACCCGGCCTGGACCCGCCTGTCGGCCACCAGCACCCGGGCCGCCCGCCGGCCGGAGAAGGGTGGGGCCCCCAACCTGGTGCTGGTCCGAGCGGCCGCCGAGGCCCTCCCCCCTCCCCTGGCCGGCATCGCCGACGAGGTCCTGGTCCTCATGCCCTGGGGTCGGCTGCTGGACGGGGTGGTGCGGGGTGACCCCGAGGTGTGCGGCGGCCTGCGGGCCCTGGCCTGCGAGGGCGCCTCCCTGGACGTCACCATCGGCACCAGCATCTGGCGCCCGCCGGTGCCCGTGGCCCTCCGCGACCTGCCGGAGCTGACCCCCGAGGCCGCCGGGGCCGACCTGGCTCCCCGCCTGGCCGCCGCCGGGTGGGCCCTCGACGAGGCCCGCCTCCTGGGCGTGGCCGAGTTGGAGGCCGGCACCTCGTCGTGGGCCCGCCGCCTCGACGCCCGGGGCGACGAGCGCGTCCTGCACCTCCGGGCCCACGCCGTCCCCCACCCCCGCTGA